In a single window of the Methylococcus sp. Mc7 genome:
- a CDS encoding TolC family protein has translation MAEPAGLLPFDARLSLHNVVQTTFENYPQTAMVDAMRQETSALQQRSDSWIPGYPMVYVQNNQNVAGDGEGMTQWGYQFPIWRWGQRDASRAVTDRAAESTEQFGRGLKHEVAGLVRESLWNLKMTQNRHEFARTVYEVSLKLVETVNRRVELGDLAQADLLLAQSDSLEKKTALTQAAVDLQHAHQAFANLSRMQAAPEKFDEDLSGLTAINEEHPQLAALSAMIERAQADVEFVRQWKQGTQPTVLIGAQHRAFNDKNVQNDTNVVLQVPIGGDAYNEPFVAQANLALTQKITERDNLIRMLQRALKQAQQTLEADRKALDIARNRRDMAETLIRMNRIALETGEIQLIDFLKVQTTAQAAIWDAMQKEIQLKRDIAAYNQVVGVTP, from the coding sequence ATGGCCGAACCGGCCGGCCTGCTGCCTTTCGATGCACGGCTCAGTCTCCACAACGTGGTGCAAACCACTTTCGAGAACTATCCGCAAACGGCGATGGTCGACGCCATGCGCCAGGAAACCAGCGCCCTGCAGCAGCGCAGCGACAGTTGGATTCCGGGCTACCCCATGGTCTACGTCCAGAACAACCAGAACGTCGCGGGCGACGGCGAAGGCATGACGCAATGGGGCTACCAGTTCCCCATCTGGCGCTGGGGGCAGCGGGACGCGAGCCGAGCGGTCACCGACAGGGCGGCCGAAAGCACCGAACAATTCGGCCGGGGCCTCAAGCACGAGGTCGCCGGCCTGGTCCGGGAGAGCCTGTGGAATCTCAAGATGACGCAGAACCGCCATGAGTTCGCCAGGACGGTGTACGAAGTGTCGCTGAAGCTGGTCGAGACGGTCAACAGGCGCGTCGAGCTCGGCGATCTCGCCCAGGCCGACCTGCTTCTGGCACAGAGCGATTCCCTGGAAAAGAAGACCGCCCTCACCCAGGCCGCCGTCGACCTGCAGCATGCCCACCAGGCTTTCGCGAACCTGAGCCGAATGCAGGCGGCACCGGAAAAGTTCGACGAGGACCTGTCCGGGCTGACGGCCATCAACGAGGAGCACCCCCAGCTGGCCGCCCTGAGTGCCATGATCGAGCGCGCCCAGGCCGACGTGGAATTCGTCCGGCAGTGGAAGCAGGGTACCCAGCCCACCGTGCTGATCGGCGCCCAGCATCGCGCCTTCAACGACAAAAACGTACAGAACGACACCAACGTAGTCCTGCAGGTGCCGATCGGAGGCGACGCCTACAACGAGCCCTTCGTCGCCCAGGCGAATCTGGCGCTGACCCAGAAAATCACCGAACGCGACAACCTGATCCGCATGCTCCAGCGGGCGCTCAAGCAGGCCCAGCAGACTCTGGAGGCGGACCGCAAGGCCCTCGACATAGCCAGGAACCGGCGCGACATGGCCGAGACCCTGATCCGGATGAACCGGATCGCGCTTGAAACCGGCGAAATCCAGCTGATCGACTTTCTAAAGGTGCAGACCACCGCGCAGGCGGCGATCTGGGACGCCATGCAGAAGGAAATCCAGTTGAAACGGGACATCGCCGCTTACAACCAGGTCGTGGGGGTGACGCCATGA
- a CDS encoding UPF0182 family protein, with product MGNWKRLLMSAAVVIAVLAGLLLALILAATHFLVDWWWFRSLDLGAYFWLRFLYRYILSGGVTLFFFLIFFLNFWAASQYLGVDQAIYAAGSEESRYRRWLRMFQTGALPVYLPLSVFLAVLVALPFYHEWEAGLLFFFAPDAGVTEPVFGKDAGFHMFRIPILVLIQSELLVCVGVLAVMVAALYWVEHEFSPAHRRPWPRGARIHLNLLVVLVAVVAAWGYVLQREGLLYVDVHEPVFFGPGLIELRYHLPLIWVQIVSLLVGVAAALWFAQRHRGLKLALTCALVWVSAAGLRKIDVVPGLIDRFVVKPNPVKMEREFIKYNIEATLAAFDLDEIQTIDITAVPEGSETIDPHVREHLHNIPVWDPEYLDDVYQQLQGIRPYYSFTEVDIARYFVNGQIEQVNLAAREINLAKLPEEARNWENIHLRYTHGYGAVITPAAQSGDQPMQWWLRDLSMHSDVGLTTEKPDIYFGLENLDYAIVPNRLNIVDIASFDQGSSQNYSGSGGVPISSLLRRLLLSIYFRDERLFFSVNITKSSQALFRRNIIERINTVTPFLALDRDPYIVVTPQRIFWVVDAYTTLNTYPVSKRTRYKFRGDEKEREFNYIRNSVKIVVDAFDGSLDYYVVDHDDPVLKGYIKAYPGLFQDASAMSPLIREQLRFPQDFFVIQMRMYAKYHQTQPELFYQQAETWDFAKVGVRLRDGRTVTRTVAPYYFTTQLDGCENMQNFVLINPMTPIGRNNMSVLGIGGALRPEACGMPYSKSIVLYKYSKDVQVDGPAQVSAMIDQDAEIAKEFALWDQKGSHLTRGRIIILPIGRSLLYVQPVYIESTSSVKIPELARVILSMGDIVVMETSLEAALNKLEQRLIALQKARGIAPVPSRREEPGMHPM from the coding sequence ATGGGAAACTGGAAACGACTGCTGATGTCCGCAGCCGTGGTCATAGCGGTTTTGGCGGGACTGTTACTGGCGCTCATACTCGCGGCGACGCATTTCCTGGTCGACTGGTGGTGGTTCCGGTCGCTGGACCTCGGCGCCTACTTCTGGCTGCGCTTCCTCTACCGCTACATCCTGTCCGGCGGTGTGACCCTTTTCTTCTTCCTGATCTTTTTCCTGAATTTCTGGGCCGCTTCGCAGTATCTGGGGGTCGATCAGGCGATTTATGCCGCAGGCTCGGAGGAATCGCGCTACCGGCGCTGGCTGCGGATGTTCCAGACCGGCGCATTGCCGGTCTATCTGCCCCTGTCGGTGTTTCTGGCGGTGCTGGTCGCACTGCCGTTCTACCACGAGTGGGAAGCCGGGCTCCTGTTCTTTTTCGCCCCCGATGCCGGCGTCACCGAGCCGGTGTTCGGGAAAGACGCCGGTTTTCACATGTTCCGGATTCCGATCCTGGTCCTGATCCAGTCGGAATTGCTGGTGTGCGTCGGCGTTCTGGCCGTCATGGTGGCGGCGCTCTACTGGGTGGAGCACGAATTCTCGCCGGCCCACCGCCGGCCATGGCCGCGGGGCGCCCGCATCCATTTGAATCTGCTGGTCGTGCTGGTCGCCGTGGTCGCGGCCTGGGGATACGTGCTGCAGCGGGAGGGGCTGCTTTATGTGGATGTTCACGAGCCCGTGTTTTTTGGTCCCGGCCTGATCGAGCTCCGCTACCATCTGCCCCTGATCTGGGTCCAGATCGTCTCTTTGCTCGTCGGCGTGGCTGCCGCGCTGTGGTTCGCGCAGCGCCACCGCGGTCTCAAGCTGGCGCTGACCTGCGCGCTGGTCTGGGTCTCCGCCGCGGGGCTGCGCAAGATCGACGTGGTTCCGGGGCTGATCGACCGTTTCGTGGTCAAGCCGAATCCGGTGAAGATGGAGCGCGAGTTCATCAAGTACAACATCGAGGCGACGCTGGCGGCTTTCGATCTCGACGAAATCCAGACCATCGACATCACCGCGGTGCCAGAGGGTTCCGAAACCATCGATCCGCACGTCCGCGAGCATCTGCACAATATCCCGGTGTGGGATCCGGAATACCTGGACGACGTGTACCAGCAGCTTCAGGGCATCCGGCCGTACTACAGCTTCACCGAGGTGGACATCGCGCGCTATTTCGTCAACGGCCAGATCGAACAGGTGAACTTGGCGGCCCGCGAAATCAATCTCGCCAAGCTGCCCGAAGAAGCCCGGAATTGGGAGAACATCCACCTGCGCTACACCCATGGTTACGGCGCCGTGATCACCCCGGCGGCGCAGTCGGGCGACCAGCCGATGCAATGGTGGCTCAGGGACCTGAGCATGCATTCGGACGTCGGGTTGACCACCGAGAAGCCCGATATCTATTTCGGGCTGGAAAACCTGGATTACGCGATCGTGCCCAACCGGCTCAACATCGTCGACATCGCCAGCTTCGATCAGGGGTCCAGCCAGAACTATTCGGGCAGCGGCGGTGTTCCGATCTCCTCCCTGCTCAGGCGCCTTCTTCTCTCCATCTATTTCCGCGACGAGCGGCTGTTTTTCTCGGTCAACATCACCAAAAGCAGCCAAGCGCTGTTCCGCCGCAACATCATCGAGCGGATCAACACGGTCACGCCGTTCCTGGCGCTGGACCGCGATCCGTACATCGTGGTGACCCCGCAGCGGATTTTCTGGGTCGTCGACGCCTATACGACGCTGAATACCTATCCGGTTTCCAAGCGCACGCGCTACAAATTCCGCGGCGACGAGAAGGAGCGCGAGTTCAATTACATCCGCAACTCGGTCAAGATCGTGGTCGACGCGTTCGACGGCTCGCTGGACTATTACGTCGTGGATCACGACGACCCGGTCCTTAAAGGCTACATCAAGGCCTATCCCGGTCTTTTCCAGGACGCCAGCGCCATGTCGCCGTTGATTCGGGAGCAGCTACGCTTTCCCCAAGACTTTTTCGTGATCCAGATGCGGATGTACGCGAAATACCACCAGACTCAGCCGGAGCTGTTCTACCAGCAGGCGGAAACCTGGGATTTCGCGAAGGTTGGAGTGCGGCTGCGCGATGGCCGGACCGTGACGCGGACGGTGGCGCCTTACTATTTCACGACGCAGCTCGACGGCTGCGAAAACATGCAGAACTTCGTGCTGATCAATCCGATGACGCCGATCGGGCGCAACAACATGAGCGTGCTCGGGATCGGCGGGGCATTGCGGCCCGAGGCTTGCGGCATGCCGTACTCCAAGTCGATCGTTCTCTACAAGTACAGCAAGGATGTCCAGGTCGACGGCCCGGCGCAGGTGAGCGCGATGATCGACCAGGACGCCGAAATCGCCAAGGAATTCGCCCTGTGGGACCAGAAGGGCTCCCATCTCACCCGCGGCCGCATCATCATCCTGCCCATCGGGCGCTCCCTGCTGTACGTGCAGCCGGTCTATATCGAGTCCACCAGCAGCGTCAAGATTCCGGAACTCGCCCGGGTGATCCTGTCGATGGGGGACATCGTGGTGATGGAGACCTCGCTGGAGGCGGCGCTGAACAAGCTGGAGCAGCGGCTCATCGCCTTGCAGAAGGCGCGTGGAATCGCGCCGGTGCCGTCCAGGCGGGAGGAGCCCGGCATGCATCCCATGTGA
- a CDS encoding sulfotransferase family 2 domain-containing protein — translation MLLSLRYNFLFVHIAKTGGTSVRDSLWRYKWTDPARIPQFLCSKLSGLTGHEIGAKFPRHAKAIAAMEMLPRELYQKLFKFAFVRNPWDLQVSSYHHIRRERPDLLAGIDGFEDFLRWKLDPERPPQYHADMSIELQTDYLIDLRGNLIVDFVGRYERLAEDFEEACRRIGIACPKLLHSRKATDRSKDYRRYYDDTTAELIEAHYRPDVERFGYRFDDPFDSAQGKPFL, via the coding sequence ATGCTGCTCTCGCTCCGCTACAACTTCCTGTTCGTCCATATCGCCAAAACCGGCGGCACCAGTGTGCGCGACTCGCTGTGGCGCTACAAATGGACCGACCCCGCCCGGATTCCGCAATTCCTGTGCAGCAAGCTCAGCGGCCTCACCGGCCACGAGATCGGCGCCAAGTTTCCCCGCCACGCCAAGGCCATCGCCGCCATGGAGATGCTGCCGCGCGAGCTGTACCAGAAGCTGTTCAAGTTCGCCTTCGTGCGCAATCCCTGGGACCTGCAGGTCAGTTCCTACCACCACATCCGGCGCGAGCGCCCGGACCTGCTGGCGGGCATCGACGGCTTCGAGGACTTCCTGCGCTGGAAGCTCGACCCCGAGCGCCCGCCGCAGTACCACGCCGACATGTCGATCGAACTCCAGACCGACTACCTCATCGACCTGCGCGGCAATCTGATCGTCGACTTCGTCGGCCGCTACGAACGGCTCGCCGAGGACTTCGAGGAAGCCTGCCGCCGCATCGGCATCGCCTGCCCCAAGCTGCTGCACAGCCGCAAGGCCACCGACCGCAGCAAGGACTACCGGCGCTACTACGACGACACCACCGCCGAACTGATCGAAGCGCACTACCGCCCGGACGTCGAACGCTTCGGCTACCGCTTCGACGACCCCTTCGACTCCGCTCAGGGCAAGCCTTTCCTGTGA
- a CDS encoding Kdo hydroxylase family protein, with protein sequence MSRIFEFDGADWDASFSAKERADALNEIEQGKVLYFPKLGFGIEANEKAFLSPQAVGKSKNVSFDAASGDLHGTGPAVADVEALRGMMARFAGRAACLVARLLPEYSHALVQGRTSFRPVEAAGRASSWRKDDTRLHVDAFPSSPVQGRRLLRVFANVNPEGRPRRWRLGEAFEPMAKRFLPSIPAPFPGSAPLLQWLGLTKSRRSAYDHYMLQLHDKMKADMAYQAEVDQAPFDFPPSTTWMVFTDQASHAVMAGQYLLEQTFYLPVEAMRDPATSPLKILERLTGRVLV encoded by the coding sequence ATGAGCAGAATATTCGAGTTCGATGGCGCCGACTGGGATGCATCTTTTTCCGCGAAGGAGCGTGCCGACGCATTGAACGAAATCGAGCAGGGCAAGGTTCTGTACTTCCCCAAACTCGGGTTCGGGATCGAGGCGAATGAAAAGGCCTTCCTGTCGCCGCAGGCGGTGGGCAAGAGCAAGAACGTCAGCTTCGACGCCGCGAGCGGCGACCTGCACGGGACCGGCCCGGCGGTGGCCGACGTCGAAGCGCTGCGGGGCATGATGGCGCGGTTCGCCGGGCGGGCGGCCTGCCTGGTGGCGAGGCTGCTGCCGGAATACAGTCATGCCCTGGTGCAAGGCCGTACCAGCTTCCGGCCGGTGGAGGCCGCCGGACGCGCGAGTTCCTGGCGCAAGGACGACACTCGGCTGCATGTCGATGCTTTTCCTTCATCCCCCGTGCAAGGGCGGAGGCTGCTGCGGGTATTCGCCAACGTGAATCCGGAAGGCCGTCCCCGCCGCTGGCGTCTCGGCGAGGCGTTCGAGCCCATGGCCAAGCGCTTCCTGCCTTCCATCCCGGCGCCGTTTCCGGGCAGTGCTCCCCTCCTGCAGTGGCTGGGGCTGACCAAGAGCCGGCGCAGCGCCTACGATCATTACATGCTGCAATTGCACGACAAGATGAAAGCCGACATGGCTTATCAGGCCGAAGTGGATCAGGCGCCTTTCGACTTCCCCCCATCCACCACCTGGATGGTGTTCACCGATCAGGCCTCGCATGCGGTCATGGCCGGCCAGTACCTGCTGGAGCAGACCTTCTATCTCCCGGTCGAGGCCATGCGCGATCCCGCCACGTCGCCGCTCAAGATCCTCGAGCGGCTGACGGGACGGGTGCTGGTTTGA
- the thiO gene encoding glycine oxidase ThiO has translation MTDVIVVGGGISGLLAARELAGAGLSVTILDQGPAGRESSWAGGGILSPLYPWRAPEAVTALCAWSQRRYPGLAEELLDSTGLDPEWRQSGLLVLDPEEPAVADAWCAAHGVRREWIEPGALALTEPRLAPSPLPAICLPEVAQVRNPRLLRAVLADVRRLGIAIEEGVAVTALEARHGKIVRALTGKGAFEAETYLVTAGAWSAEVLGTLIPDLPVAPVKGQMLAFQAPVGVVDHIVLAEDRYLIPRRDGVLLCGSTVEHRRFDKVPDAEGRRSLLEFARRRVPALADAEIVGHWAGLRPGSPEGIPFIGAVPSFGNLYLSCGHFRNGLTMAPASARLVADLILGRPPIVPAQPYGVPHGG, from the coding sequence GTGACCGATGTAATCGTCGTCGGAGGCGGAATCAGCGGCCTGCTGGCGGCGCGCGAACTGGCCGGGGCCGGCTTGTCGGTCACGATTCTGGACCAGGGGCCTGCCGGACGGGAGTCCTCCTGGGCGGGGGGCGGCATTCTGTCGCCGCTGTATCCCTGGCGTGCGCCGGAAGCGGTCACCGCGCTCTGCGCCTGGAGCCAAAGGCGGTATCCCGGCCTGGCCGAGGAGTTGCTGGATTCAACCGGTCTGGATCCCGAATGGCGGCAAAGCGGGCTGCTGGTGCTGGACCCGGAAGAGCCCGCGGTTGCCGATGCGTGGTGCGCGGCGCACGGGGTTCGCCGCGAGTGGATCGAACCCGGTGCCCTGGCCTTGACGGAGCCCCGCCTTGCGCCGTCCCCGCTGCCGGCGATATGCCTGCCCGAGGTGGCGCAGGTGCGCAATCCCCGTCTATTGCGCGCCGTGCTGGCCGATGTCCGCCGGCTCGGCATCGCCATCGAGGAGGGCGTTGCCGTGACCGCCCTGGAAGCCCGGCACGGAAAGATCGTGCGGGCGCTGACCGGGAAGGGGGCGTTCGAGGCGGAAACCTATCTCGTCACGGCCGGCGCCTGGTCCGCGGAAGTGCTGGGGACATTGATTCCGGATCTGCCCGTCGCGCCGGTCAAGGGGCAGATGCTGGCGTTCCAGGCGCCCGTTGGGGTTGTCGACCATATCGTGCTGGCGGAAGATCGTTACCTCATTCCGAGGCGGGACGGCGTATTGCTGTGCGGCAGCACCGTGGAACACCGCCGGTTCGACAAGGTTCCGGACGCCGAGGGAAGGCGGAGCCTGCTGGAATTCGCCCGCCGGCGGGTGCCGGCGCTGGCGGATGCGGAGATCGTCGGCCATTGGGCCGGGTTGCGGCCGGGATCGCCGGAAGGCATACCGTTCATCGGCGCAGTGCCTTCGTTCGGAAATCTGTATTTGAGCTGCGGCCATTTCCGCAACGGCCTGACCATGGCTCCCGCATCGGCCCGGCTCGTGGCCGACCTGATTCTCGGCCGCCCGCCGATCGTGCCGGCCCAGCCTTATGGCGTGCCGCATGGCGGATAA
- a CDS encoding cytochrome P450, whose product MNSPHSNTPPVKPGGLPLLGHILEFGRNPHAFMMALRREFGDVAEFRMFHQRMVLLTGSGASEAFYRAPDEVLDQGPAYKIMTPIFGRGVVFDARIERKNQQLQMLMPALRDKPMRTYSEIIVAEVEAMIRDWSEAGTIDLLELTKELTIYTSSHCLLGSEFRHELNAEFAEIYRDLEMGIQPIAYVFPNLPLPVFKRRDKARVRLQELVTQIMERRARSQERSTNVFQMLIDASYDDGSKLTPHEITGMLIATIFAGHHTSSGTTAWVLIELLRRPEYLRRVRAEIDALFEAHGRVTFESLRQMPQLENVIKEVLRLHPPLILLMRKVMKDFEVQGKLIEAGKFVCAAPSVTHRIPELFPNPELFDPDRYTPERAEDKDLYGWQAFGGGRHKCSGNAFAMFQIKAIVCVLLRNYEFELAAAPETYQDDYKKMVVEPASPCMIRYRRRNAPAAVAAKAGAGEAPAEIIRGAFRVTVDWDLCKGHGNCMAEAPEIFRLDEDGRLTLLSETPDPALAGKAQAAEKFCPTRAIKILPRRDPATRDCSLSPLGEG is encoded by the coding sequence ATGAACTCTCCCCATTCGAACACACCGCCGGTCAAGCCCGGCGGCCTGCCCCTCCTCGGCCACATCCTGGAGTTCGGCCGAAACCCCCATGCCTTCATGATGGCCTTGCGGCGCGAGTTCGGGGACGTGGCCGAGTTCCGGATGTTCCACCAGCGCATGGTGCTGCTCACCGGCAGCGGGGCTAGCGAGGCCTTCTACCGGGCGCCGGACGAGGTGCTCGACCAGGGCCCGGCCTACAAGATCATGACCCCGATCTTCGGCCGCGGCGTGGTGTTCGACGCCCGCATCGAGCGCAAGAACCAGCAGTTGCAGATGCTGATGCCGGCGCTGCGCGACAAGCCGATGCGTACCTACTCCGAGATCATCGTCGCCGAAGTCGAGGCCATGATCCGGGACTGGAGCGAGGCCGGCACCATCGACCTGCTGGAGCTCACCAAGGAACTCACGATCTACACCTCCAGCCATTGCCTGCTGGGCTCGGAGTTCCGCCACGAGTTGAATGCCGAATTCGCCGAAATCTACCGCGACCTGGAAATGGGCATCCAGCCGATCGCCTACGTCTTTCCCAACCTGCCGCTGCCGGTGTTCAAGCGGCGCGACAAGGCGCGCGTCCGGCTGCAGGAACTGGTGACCCAGATCATGGAGCGCCGCGCCCGGTCGCAGGAACGCAGCACCAACGTGTTCCAGATGCTGATCGACGCCAGCTACGACGACGGCAGCAAGCTGACGCCCCACGAAATCACGGGGATGTTGATCGCCACCATCTTCGCCGGCCATCACACCAGTTCGGGCACCACCGCCTGGGTGCTGATCGAGCTGCTGCGGCGCCCGGAATACCTGCGGCGGGTGCGGGCGGAGATCGACGCCCTGTTCGAGGCCCACGGCCGGGTGACTTTCGAATCGCTCCGGCAGATGCCGCAACTGGAGAACGTCATCAAGGAAGTGCTGCGGCTGCACCCGCCGCTGATCCTGCTGATGCGCAAGGTGATGAAGGATTTCGAGGTCCAGGGTAAGCTCATCGAGGCGGGTAAATTCGTTTGCGCCGCGCCCTCCGTCACCCACCGGATTCCGGAGCTGTTCCCCAACCCGGAACTGTTCGATCCCGACCGCTATACCCCGGAACGGGCCGAGGACAAGGACCTGTACGGCTGGCAGGCCTTCGGCGGCGGCCGCCACAAATGTTCGGGCAACGCCTTCGCGATGTTCCAGATCAAGGCCATCGTCTGCGTTCTGCTGCGGAACTACGAATTCGAGCTGGCCGCAGCCCCCGAAACCTACCAGGACGACTACAAGAAAATGGTGGTCGAACCCGCCTCGCCCTGCATGATCCGCTACCGCAGGCGCAACGCGCCGGCTGCCGTGGCTGCGAAGGCTGGTGCCGGTGAGGCTCCTGCCGAAATCATCCGCGGCGCTTTCCGGGTGACCGTCGACTGGGATCTGTGCAAGGGTCACGGCAATTGCATGGCGGAAGCGCCGGAGATTTTCCGGCTCGACGAAGACGGACGGCTGACCCTGCTCAGCGAAACGCCCGATCCCGCCCTGGCCGGGAAAGCCCAGGCCGCGGAAAAATTCTGCCCGACCCGGGCGATCAAGATCCTGCCTCGGCGCGATCCCGCTACGCGGGATTGCTCCCTCTCGCCTTTGGGAGAGGGTTAG
- a CDS encoding efflux RND transporter periplasmic adaptor subunit — protein sequence MKPRVLAVLAPLLLGTPAGADPIIKLDAQQIEHLDIRVAKPEIVDALPLAWAPARVVIPPDREFIVSAPQAGVITRIDVALGSSVTPGQVVAEMQSPDLLTLQRDLLNASTEYELAGSKLSRDQKLLDEGVISRLRWQETRSAFDKAQANLRQAEQVLEASGMSAKDIGELKRSRRISNTLSLRTPIQGILLDRLATVGQRVSMLAPLFRIGNVDRLWLEIDMPQERLSEIRLKDRVELDSPRIRATIIEVSQNVRPDSQTALVRAVIDEHDDSVRAGQNVNVQVMHASTDFICRVPLAAVFSEGGQQYVFVRTSDGFAVRAVKIAAVDGRKAIIHEGLTADDRVAVQGVAALKAAWTGLGGGGE from the coding sequence ATGAAGCCGCGGGTCCTGGCCGTTCTGGCCCCCCTGTTGCTGGGAACGCCGGCCGGCGCGGACCCTATCATCAAACTGGATGCGCAGCAGATCGAGCACCTCGACATCCGTGTCGCCAAACCCGAAATCGTCGATGCCTTGCCCCTGGCCTGGGCGCCGGCGCGCGTCGTCATTCCGCCGGACCGGGAGTTCATCGTCAGCGCGCCGCAGGCCGGCGTGATCACCCGGATCGACGTGGCGCTGGGATCGTCGGTGACACCGGGCCAAGTCGTCGCGGAAATGCAAAGCCCCGACCTGCTCACCCTGCAGCGCGACCTCCTCAACGCCTCCACCGAATACGAACTCGCCGGCTCCAAGCTGAGTCGGGACCAGAAGCTGCTCGACGAAGGCGTCATCTCGAGGCTGCGCTGGCAGGAGACCCGCAGCGCCTTCGACAAGGCCCAGGCCAACCTTCGCCAGGCGGAGCAGGTGCTCGAGGCCAGCGGCATGTCCGCGAAGGACATCGGGGAACTCAAGCGGTCCCGCAGAATAAGCAATACCCTCTCCTTGCGCACGCCGATCCAGGGCATACTGCTGGACCGCCTGGCCACCGTGGGCCAGCGGGTCAGCATGCTGGCGCCGCTGTTCCGCATCGGCAATGTCGACCGGTTGTGGCTGGAAATCGACATGCCGCAGGAGCGCCTCAGCGAAATCCGGCTGAAAGACCGGGTCGAACTGGATTCCCCGCGGATCCGGGCGACGATCATCGAGGTCAGCCAGAATGTGCGGCCGGACAGCCAGACCGCGCTGGTGCGCGCAGTCATCGACGAGCACGACGACAGCGTCCGCGCCGGACAGAACGTCAACGTCCAGGTCATGCACGCCAGCACCGACTTCATCTGCCGGGTGCCGCTCGCCGCGGTCTTCAGCGAGGGAGGACAGCAATACGTCTTCGTACGGACCTCCGATGGCTTCGCGGTGCGGGCGGTGAAGATCGCCGCCGTGGACGGGCGCAAGGCCATCATTCATGAAGGCTTGACCGCCGACGACCGGGTCGCCGTCCAGGGCGTCGCAGCCCTGAAGGCCGCCTGGACCGGTCTCGGCGGGGGCGGCGAATGA
- a CDS encoding glycosyltransferase family 9 protein, whose translation MDLPGSILIVRLGAIGDIVFASALIPVLRQAFPDARLVWLADEANKDLLIHNPRLDRVATWPRARWARLRKEGHYGILLKEFRALVRNLREERFDWVLDLQGLMKSGVWAALAGGKTRIGLGSREGSQFLMTKRIDRRTESNTIGSEYLKLAVELGLDTEAFAMDFVPGDEAETEAGTILETLGIRGPYAAIFPFTTRPQKHWIDGNWSALADEISARYGWPVVMLGGPGDTERAEGIRNRCRSDLKNLAGKTGLAVSGALIRRSALGIGVDTGLTHMSIALGRPTLALFGSTAPYLETGRSDAVVLYEALPCSPCERRPTCDGAFTCMARLTVEKTLAAIDGILNRA comes from the coding sequence ATGGACCTCCCCGGCTCCATCCTGATCGTCCGGCTCGGCGCCATCGGCGACATCGTGTTCGCCTCCGCGCTGATCCCGGTGCTGCGGCAGGCCTTTCCCGACGCACGGCTGGTCTGGCTGGCCGATGAAGCCAACAAGGATCTGCTGATCCACAATCCACGGCTGGACCGGGTCGCGACCTGGCCGCGCGCACGCTGGGCCAGGCTGCGGAAGGAGGGACATTACGGCATCCTGCTGAAGGAGTTCCGCGCACTGGTACGGAACCTCAGGGAAGAGCGCTTCGATTGGGTGCTGGACCTGCAGGGACTCATGAAAAGCGGCGTGTGGGCGGCGCTGGCCGGCGGCAAGACCCGCATCGGCCTCGGCTCGCGCGAAGGCAGCCAATTCCTGATGACGAAGCGCATCGACCGCCGCACCGAGTCGAACACCATCGGCAGTGAATACCTCAAGCTGGCCGTCGAACTCGGACTCGACACCGAGGCTTTCGCCATGGATTTCGTGCCGGGGGACGAGGCCGAAACGGAAGCCGGAACGATCCTGGAGACGCTCGGCATCCGCGGACCTTACGCGGCGATCTTCCCCTTCACCACCCGCCCGCAGAAGCACTGGATCGACGGGAACTGGTCGGCTTTGGCCGATGAGATCAGCGCCCGTTACGGGTGGCCCGTCGTCATGCTGGGCGGGCCGGGCGATACCGAACGGGCCGAAGGAATACGAAACCGCTGCCGATCGGACCTGAAGAACCTCGCCGGAAAAACCGGCTTGGCCGTCAGCGGCGCATTGATCCGGCGCTCGGCCCTCGGCATCGGCGTGGATACCGGACTGACCCACATGAGCATCGCCCTCGGGCGCCCCACCCTCGCCCTGTTCGGCTCCACCGCCCCGTATCTGGAAACCGGCCGCAGCGACGCCGTCGTGCTCTACGAGGCCCTGCCTTGCTCGCCCTGCGAGCGCCGCCCCACCTGTGACGGCGCCTTCACCTGCATGGCGCGGCTCACGGTCGAGAAGACCCTCGCCGCAATCGACGGCATCCTGAACCGGGCCTAG